DNA sequence from the Glycine soja cultivar W05 chromosome 18, ASM419377v2, whole genome shotgun sequence genome:
tatatatatattattttttttgctgatcaaaaaaaaaaaaaagaaagaaagaggtcAATATGTACACAGACTATGCTAATCTTAATTTCTACCTTCACCAGATTTAGACCCTTAATTTACCAACTGCATTTCAATGTAGTACCTACAATCAACTGCCATCCAAATCCAATAGTTAACAGCTTGTCTCACATGAGCTGATGATGTCTCTCAATTTTAACTTTGCAAATATGGGTTGCACCTTCGGCcatcaatttaaaaattggACTAGAGGGGCCAATTCAACTAGTCTAACTAAATCTGGTGATTGGTTCAGTTAACTAAAAGAATTACTCTTCTCAAAACCGGTCAAATTTGTCTAAAAACCGTGAGAACCACTACAAACAGTCCAAAACCAGTGTAATTTGCCTCTTCAGCTGACAAAAGCTAAAATATATGTCATTTGCTAAGGCATTTAGAAGTGTAATTTGAACCCATATTTGCCAAGTTAAACCAACATATCATCAAATGTTCAGCTAAGCATGTACCAAACAATCTAATTTAAACAGTTGGCAATAAGGACTACATTATGCACAAACGGGAAAATGAGGAACTGAGTTGAAAAAATTGGACAAGCAGTGACTAAATGAAAATAACGAGAAATGCAGTGAAAAGAGTTATTTAATCATCAATAGAAGGGGTGAAGAGAAAACATACCATCCTGTCAGGGCTCTTAATTCCTTGGTCCGCTTTACAGGCATTGAGAAATGGCTAATGTCAATGCAATGTAATTCAGGTGACATTGCTTTTGAATTTTGCTGGGTAAGCCTCTTCCACCAATTTTGCTCTTCAGTCTGAATACTGTCTGTTACATCAACAGGTTGGCTCTCAAGAATAAACAGGTCAAAGCGATCCTCATACATTGACACAACTGTGTCCATGTTGTGGTACAACCACTGGTTCAAAGCCACCTGATAACAAGAATATCACTGAAAGTCTCACAATCCATTTGACTCTccactaaataataaatatatgccAGATAAAGGTAAATCTCACAATCCATTTGACTCTCCACTTTATTGGGGTGCCAAAAAAGAGTTTGATAATAAATGAAGCACAGGAAGCTAGTTAACATATATCATTAGACCAgacattaatttgttaaaacTTAGAAGTATGGCATACAATACATATTTTGTGTCTATATAGAATTCTTTCAATAAAACTGTAATTATTTGCATATGTATGATCTACACACATAATGTATAGCATGCAATAAAATTCAGGctacaaaattcatttttacaaAGATGTATATTTTGATTGGTAGGATAAGGATAAAACAAATTTGCTCATCTGCAGTTAACCATGACTGAATGAGCAAATATAAATTGTCCATGTTATTACCTGTTCTCTCCCCATACTATAGAATATCAGGGAAACAAAAGCTATGGGAATATAAAAAGAGAACAAGGACAACTCCAGTTCAGTTGATTTTAAGAAAAGATTTTTGTTATAGCTCCAAACCACATGAatggaaaattttattataaattacctTTTAtggagtaaaaaaaactgaGGAACCACAGTAGAAACTTCTCACAGAAAAGAATCTATATTCTGCTGTTACAACTCACTGTGGTCAATGACCAATATGGGCAAACAACAGAAACAAGATCCACAagcttgaaatttgaaaactatACTATTACAGTACCTCGTTACGTAACTTTTGGAGCTCTCTGGTGGATAAAGCACATAATGGCATATCCAAACTACTGGTTTTACTTGACACATCATTGTCAACTGAAATAAACTCCAGATATACACTTGCGACCCCATCTGCTAGAGAAATCACTAAATCTTCTAAAATGGAAATTCCATGCACAGAAAATATACGCGAATCATAATAGCAACCCTCCCTGATAATAGATGGATGACTGGTGAGTCTCTTAAatcaaaaaattacttttaagaaAGGGAGTAAACATTCAAATTGGTCCTTCAAAGTTACACATGACCATAGTAGCCTGCCAAAGATTTTTATTCCAAATTAGTCCCTCCCTCTAAGTTAGAAAACAGTCACCATATTTGCCTTTTGTGTCCCCACTTTACTCCACTTAAAGACAAATTTGGTTATGTTTTAAATCTAAGGGACTAGTTTGGATTATAAATCTTTGAAAGACTAATGAGGTGATGCACATGTAACTTAGGAGGACCAACTTCACGGTTTGCTCTAcaacaaatgaattttaaagttatggtggattaaaagaaaaataagccaTGGTCATGGACTCAAAATATGCTAAAAGCAAACAAGGTTAAATACTCTAATATGGAAACTAATCATTAATACAAAACAGATTTCCTGTGTAGACAAAGCCAAATTTGTAAATCTATGATTTAGAAGTCATGTAGTGGGCCATACATCAGATATTCCATGGGACAAACATCATTTTCTATGCCTCAACATGTTTCAGCAGATAGAAAGAGgacatgaaattaaaatctttCTCTATTGGTTATAAACCCATGGTATAAATGAAACTAAAGAAAAGATCAAACTAATGACAATATCAACAGAGGCGCTCATGCTAACAGGACAGGTCCGCTTGTAAGAAAACTAACCTGCAATTTTTTGGACCCATTGGCAACTCACCTAAACTAGAATTCATGTTACTTAGTTGAAAAGCATTGAACCATTGGACAGATACACAAGAAAATACATGTTGATTAGaatttacaatttaaaaattatgaaaaggtAACTAAATGCCAAGGGACAATCACGATGAGTATCAAGCATGCATACTCAAATGATTTGGAGCATCCCTGCTTCATTGCATAAActgaaattacattaaaaatggaATGCAGAAGAAACtcaaaaaagtgaaaaagaatATCACAAtgaataaagaaacaaaaaatagataatGCTGATTTTACCTGAGAGAACCAAAAGTAAGATACCAAAGTAATTCTGCATACAAATCTTTCTTGCCAGACCTTGTAATGCTCTGTACAATAGTGATATCTCCTTTCACTTTTACAAGTATCATAGAAGCAAGTTCCTGACAATAATGTCAAAGTAAAGTTTCACTGTTAGATAgaagtaaaatttatattttactttcaatAAATACCTTGTCACAATACcctaaaaaaatcccaaaaataaataaataccttGTCGGCATTGCCCTTAAgaaggaaaaattctttttccaGCCACGCAGTACAGGTAGAGTGACAAGATCTCTGAATAATGTCAGAAAACATTCCCAATAGATCATTCATACCAACAGCTCTGGAAATGCAAGAGAAACTATTAACCTGAAAAACAACATTTGAAACAATTGAACAATACTAATTGTAAAAATAGTATACATCTACTTAATCACATAGGcatggattttgtttttgttcagaAACAAATTATAAGGGGGGGAAATTAGCAATAAACTAAACAGTATAGAGAATCAAACTTCAGGAATTGCAAGATAACATATTAATAGTCAAGTTTTGTAGGTAAGTTAACATTTCCAATCCATCTATGTATTAGAATGAAGCAAAAGATGTACTAAATGAGTTGTTAGGATATTAGTAAAAATAGTTATATAGCATTCTTTAAGATTTCAAAAAGTAACAGCCTTATCCCGCTAGGTAAGGTCGGTTACATAGATCAGGCGATGCCATTCTTTAAGAtttcattcaaataaatttctatAGAAGAAATATATCTCCCACTTTATTAATCTTATGGAGACTGTTGAACACTTGCTCAATAAGAAAAGTACGATAGCTGAGATATATTTAGTCAGAAAACACATTTCAAACATTCATTAGAACAGATTCAATGTGTGttccaaattttcaaaattctagATAATaccaaaattacataaattatgcATATGACAGtattgaagaaaataaagataattccTGCCTCTTCCTCAACATGCTGAAAAGCAACCCAAAGCAGCCTTAACTTTGGACTTCTGGCAACAGCACTTAAACTCAAGGGTCTCTATTCCAATTTGTCAACATTCTAGATTCTAgactatttcaaaataaaataatatattcatatgacaatattgaagaaaatgaagagaattCCTGCCTCTTCCTCAACTTGCTGAAAAACAGCCCAAAGCAACCTTAACTTTGGACCCCTGGCAACAGCACTTAAACTCAAAGGTCTCTTTGCAGATTGAACTATGATGTCTCCAGAATAATCCTTGTTCTCTAAAGCATTTAGAGAATTTAAAAGTTTTTCTCTCACCACATTCAATACATACTTTGACTCAAAACCAGAATTTTTCTTCGCAGAACTGCAAAAGAGACAAAAGTTCTCAAGTAGTTACAGAAATAAACTTTAGTCCTTTCTCAAAAtaccaaacaaaatattaaaaaaaaaaaaacaattcaatcTTGACATATTGATGTGCTTACCCTTACCTACCAGAAATGTCTGAGCTTTCAGGAAATACATTTTTATCAGAATTAGTCTTTTGATAACTAGCATAAGATTTCTCAACAGGAATTACTCCAGCCATATAAGTGAGAAATATACTGCCCAACAAAAGCATCTGGTCAACAACTGGAACCAAATCAGAGGCTGTTGCACCATTAAAGTCAACCAAAGCCCCTAAACCAATGCACTTTAATGGAAATTCCTGAAGATGAGGAGTGAATTTCAAGTGTGTGGCCCCAAATACACTCAGCTCAAATGTCTTCCACATAGAAAAGTGAACAAATTTACATCCATTTCTGGAATACTTtctgaacaaaaaataaatattgaaaggTCAGACTGCCAAATTCATGATAGCAAGCATGAAAAGCAACAAGGATCGCTGCTTATTGAATTATTGAGAAACTGATACTCCCAGCCAATCAACATTACATATAACTAAAACAGCATGAACTAGCAGAACCATCATGTGCTATGTATTTAGAATCTTATTAAAGGCAACAAACCATGCAAAGAAATGAAATCCtggtttctttgaaaagaactATGATTTTCTATCCATACTAATAAAGAAGAGGTATTCCAATTTtcggaattcatttttaaatgcaTAAAAATGTGCTAGTCAAGAGTTACCAACAAATAACAAAGGGAATTTCATAAAACTAAAACCCATGACACGTTAGTTTCAACTGACATCAACCAATGAAGTTTTATCAACTTTTATTGTCTGACAGAAACATTTAGCACATTTTTCCCTATATTTTCCATTAACTCGTTTTATTGAATGATAATCAATACATATTCTAATAAACTTCAAAATGTTGAACTCTCTTTTGCATGTGCCTCCTCTAGTTTAACATGTCTAACAAAACTCCCATAGTCTATTATCCACCCAAGTCCACTCCACATACAACAAGTTGCAAATTTTAGGTATTTTATTCTATATCAGAAATTTGAGATGAGATGCAATTTATTCCAAGTTGATGAGGCCAAACATTATAGATCATAATAGAATAGAATAGAATAGGACTTCTATAGAAATACCCCATTGGATTGATTAAAATGAGAAAAGATACAAGAAGACTAAGATTGTATAGATGCTCTATCTATAGAGCTTATAAGAATTAACAACTATTTCTATGTTTTATAGAGCTTATAAGAGGAATGAAACCTTTGAACAGACTTGAGACTTGTAATCTGGCCCGAGAAGCCCCTCTCTCTAACAGGCCTTCTCTGCGCATTCAGCTTAACACAGAATGCAGAAGCCACACATTCCGCCATTGATAAAAACGTTCTTGCTCCACACTCAACACATTGTGCCACTCCTACTCGCGTATTTGATCAACCtgaacctaaaaaataaaacataaacataaacacACCAAACATCAAAATGTGTggggaaaaaaaactaaaaacaacccTAAGCTCAAGAAAAATTCGATATGATTTAAATAGTAAAGTAGGGTAAATTACCCCCTTGGAGGCACACTAGTGCAtttaaaagtaagaaagaaacaaaaggaCACATTCACATTCTTAGCATTGTTCAAGGTCTCCTAAAGTGGAACAATAACAACCACTAATTGTAACCAAGATggacaaaaacaaaacacttattcggagaaaaaaaatttgaggTTCGTACCAGTCAGAGTTGGAAAAGAAAAGGCGAATTTGAAAGGAGACTGAAGGAATGTGAAGTGAGAGAGCAAAGAGTGAAGAGAATGTGGTCAAAGTTTGGCGGGGAAAGGAAGGAAGCCCGGTGGGTTTGCAAAATTGATGAGATGAGAATTGGATTGGAGATGTGCGTACCTGATTCGTTTCTTCGTCGTCAGTGTTACTGTTTTCAGAGTACAGTGAAATACTAGTAGTAGTTGGTAACTAACGGCTGGATTAGGGATTTAAACCTTCCGAAACGTGACTGTGAGATGCCGATTTGTTTCCGTGGTTGTAACTTGCAAGAACCGCACCGGTAATCCgcatagtgtttttttttttttaaaagagtaaaTAGTGGTTTCCCCATAGCTTAATAAATTGAtttctaaaagatgaaaaattaaattttaatttttaaaagtaaaaaaatgtgataaattTATCTATTATGTGATACATAGggataaaaatatcttaaaaatattgtcACATTGTTGTTGAGTGTGTTGGACTAACATGCTTCTAAATTTTGGGTAAGTTTTGAATGCAcaaatttgttaataaatattttttttataacacccATTATTCTTTGGAGATCAAAATTAGAGAGTTTTCTTTTCACatgcaaaagaaagaagaaccTAACAAGCACCTAACCATGGCCATCCTAGAAGCTAAAGCTGGTTCCAAATCCCTTCAATTtaatctcttttgtttttgaattcgTTTCACTTTCTAAGCAATCCTAAATAGCTAATGGTGTCCATCCTAGAAGCTAAAGCTTGTTCCAAATCCCTTCCATTTAATCTCTTTTGCTGCTTTATCCTAGAAGCTAAAGCTCATTCCAAATCCCTCCAATTTAGTCTCTTTTGCTACTTTTGAATTCGTTTCACTTTCTAAGGAATCCTAAACAGTGttgatcaaataatttttttcctttcacaaTCAATTGCATTGAAAAGTGGGAGTATGACATTACAAACACACTAGTAGCTGAGTAGCTTTCACATTGAATCAAATGTTAGCTATAATCAATGGGAAGGCACATAACAAGAGATAAGACTCTTTCtaaacaaatttgaaaattgaaaataaaaatacctaAGCCTCGTTTGTCAGTAAAAAGCTCTTTCATGGAGTTGAGCTTTGTAGAGGACGATGGTTGGGTTCTCTTTGAGGGGGATGGCGGCGAGTTTGGCAATGTCGTTGACAAGTATGAGGTTGGAGTCGGGGTTAGTGAGGTAGTTGTGAGCGTAGTTGAGAAGGAAATCGAGGGCAAAGTGGATGGAGGTGGAGATGAAGCCAAAGACGGCAACATCTTCAAAGGAGTAGATTTGGAATTTTAGGTAGCGGAAGGAGGTGTAGAAGGTGCGATTGAGAAG
Encoded proteins:
- the LOC114397587 gene encoding uncharacterized protein LOC114397587 codes for the protein MAECVASAFCVKLNAQRRPVRERGFSGQITSLKSVQRKYSRNGCKFVHFSMWKTFELSVFGATHLKFTPHLQEFPLKCIGLGALVDFNGATASDLVPVVDQMLLLGSIFLTYMAGVIPVEKSYASYQKTNSDKNVFPESSDISGSSAKKNSGFESKYVLNVVREKLLNSLNALENKDYSGDIIVQSAKRPLSLSAVARGPKLRLLWAVFQQVEEEVNSFSCISRAVGMNDLLGMFSDIIQRSCHSTCTAWLEKEFFLLKGNADKELASMILVKVKGDITIVQSITRSGKKDLYAELLWYLTFGSLREGCYYDSRIFSVHGISILEDLVISLADGVASVYLEFISVDNDVSSKTSSLDMPLCALSTRELQKLRNEVALNQWLYHNMDTVVSMYEDRFDLFILESQPVDVTDSIQTEEQNWWKRLTQQNSKAMSPELHCIDISHFSMPVKRTKELRALTGWRYYFSLFLELSDITMPLIRAVIDKVSDAISFFLVSLIGRSLGLIYTGIRQSLRWK